One window of the Pleurocapsa minor HA4230-MV1 genome contains the following:
- a CDS encoding phosphotransacetylase family protein, which produces MATSAKYLLIASTEAYCGKSATILGLSYLAQAKDISIGYGQPLAADFRENSADLAASSDAKFLATTLGLSANQVKSPFLSVDQTKINRRLQGDDLQDYSEAVREYVAQIEGDLIFLEGSSNLWEGSIFNLSVPEIAELVDASILLVARYQPQLLVGSLLSAKKFLGDRLLGVIINDVPPEEFSTASEIIKLYLENQQIPVLGMIPKDRILNSVSVKEIAKRLKAEVLCCSEHLDWMIESLSIGAMNVNSALGYFRQRENMAVVTGGDRTELQMAALETSTHCLILTGRIPPKEIIIERAESLEIPVLSVDTDTLTTVEVVDGAFGRVPLQEDIKVRQIKRLIQQNFDFERLLKYLGLEFAKSI; this is translated from the coding sequence ATATTTCAATTGGTTATGGTCAACCGTTAGCAGCCGATTTTAGAGAAAATTCAGCAGATTTAGCAGCATCTTCAGATGCTAAATTTTTAGCTACAACTTTAGGTTTGTCTGCTAATCAAGTAAAGTCACCTTTCCTCTCTGTAGATCAGACTAAGATCAATCGGCGACTGCAAGGAGACGATCTCCAAGACTATAGTGAAGCTGTGCGAGAATATGTAGCGCAGATTGAGGGGGATTTAATTTTCCTGGAAGGATCTAGTAATCTCTGGGAAGGAAGTATTTTTAATCTTTCAGTACCAGAAATTGCCGAACTAGTTGATGCCTCAATTCTGCTTGTTGCCCGTTATCAGCCTCAACTTTTGGTAGGTAGCTTATTATCAGCTAAAAAGTTTTTAGGAGATCGCTTATTGGGCGTAATTATCAACGATGTGCCGCCAGAAGAATTTAGCACTGCATCGGAGATTATCAAACTTTATCTGGAAAACCAGCAGATTCCTGTTCTGGGAATGATTCCTAAAGATCGCATCCTCAACAGTGTTAGCGTCAAGGAAATTGCTAAGCGATTAAAAGCCGAAGTTTTATGTTGTTCTGAACATTTAGACTGGATGATAGAAAGTCTTAGTATTGGGGCAATGAATGTTAATTCGGCTCTAGGATATTTCCGTCAAAGAGAAAATATGGCGGTAGTGACAGGAGGCGATCGCACCGAATTACAAATGGCAGCTTTAGAAACTTCAACTCATTGTCTGATTTTAACTGGTCGTATTCCTCCTAAAGAAATTATTATTGAGAGAGCTGAAAGTTTAGAGATTCCTGTACTGTCTGTGGATACGGATACTTTAACTACAGTAGAGGTTGTTGATGGCGCATTTGGCAGAGTTCCTCTTCAAGAAGATATAAAAGTTCGTCAAATTAAACGTCTTATTCAGCAAAATTTCGATTTTGAGCGATTACTTAAATATCTTGGTTTAGAATTCGCTAAATCAATTTAA